ACGCTCACCACACTCGGATCATACGCCATACAGACTGCCGTTGCATAGTCGCCATCATGGCTAATCGAAATCATGGCACTcgcatcctcatcctcgccctcaTCGCCCTTGATACGTGCCACGGGCGGTCCGCTCCCTAGACGCTCCTCGTTTCTGCCACGGCGCTCAATCACGACGTCGTGAAATGTGAGGCGACGATGGGAGTgagccttgatggcagcTTCTTTAGCAGCGAATCTATGTGAGTGCAAATTTCCTCTAGAGTTAGAAATTCCTTTCACATAAAATTTCTCATATTTATTTCTACAAGAGAAGCAGTCTATGTGTGTGAGCTTACCTGCCCGCAACAAACGTAGCAGCCGCCCATCTCTCAGGGTCCCGATGAGCAAGTTCTTCACTGCTCGGCGTTGTCCCAACACTCGACTGAAAATGTGTGCTTCCTTCGCTCAGAAGAGGCTTATCGAGTGGGCGATTCTCGAGACATCGTAGCCTGGGATCCTTTCTCGCCTGCTCTTCTGGAGAAAAGATGCGGTTCACAAATCGCATGCCCCGAGGGCTCCTCAAGATGCCATAGATGCGAGATATCCGGCAAATATCCGTTCCGATGTTGAGCGGGAAGGGAAACGGCCTGAGAGGCTTCATCTGCTGCACAACCACATGAAAACCGGACGAAGAGATAAAAGCTGATTACAATTATCGACGCGAATGACAATATCAAGATGCATTGTGCAAATGCAGAGTTGTAGTGGAGATGACCTGTTCTATCGCCACGTCAGGGGTGGCACAAAGGTGCTTATCGATACGGGTGGCCAAAGCACAGCTTCCGTCGACGTCATCGATCCGTCAAGGAAAAGTCATAAGCAGAATGTCTCACGTTGAATGATGCTTTTGTCTTCACGGAACAAAAGGTCCTAGCTTGGCAAAATCTAGGGATCATTGTATGCAATATGAAGATTGTATGTTATGTAACCAACTGAACGCGGATCTGAAACAGAGCCAGAACCGACCGATGCTACCAATTACGAGTACAGGACTGCAAATACCCTAATCTCAACTTAATTTCGTACGCCGAACCAAAACATGGCGATAAGCCCCTTGCCAACTCAGATCCACAGATCTGTGGTGCTACTCTCCCTACGTCATATCCATTTGACATTGAGAATCTTTTGTGATTCAGCAAACAGGCTTTTCGGGTGATTCTGTCTGCTGTGAAACAAGCATCTTCTCACCGCTTCTGGGTTCGCGGAATTGGTGAGGAATTGATGTGCCTGTTGTCCCCTTAGGCGGCCGATTCGTTGAGCAGCGGCGCGCGTTCCTCGTCTCTGCCCGTGGTTCGCCTCCATCTGACGTCTCTGCCCGACATTGCTGGAACAGCAACGGTGACtgtcgagatgaagagaatggccatgatgatgaaggcaaaGATCCACTGGAAAGCGACCACCTGGCGCTTGAACTGGGCGACGCCAATTGCCGCAGAGAGGACGCTGAGAGCAAAGCCCATGGTGTAGTCCTGGATTGTGATGATTAGTATTCGATGCAAGGGAAACCAAGAAACTGTGACTCACATTGAaggcaatgatgaagaagaatccgTACGCCAAAATGGACCAGATGAAGACGTTGCCAAAAATTCTAGCCACCAGGCTGTGCGGGTGCGGCACCATGATGGCGCCGTTCCAGTAAATGGCCACAAACGTCCATGCCAACGGGCCTGTAGCAACAGGAACGTGAATGAAGCGCGGGACGGTGTTGTGGCGGAAATACAGCGAGCTGAgattgaagaagttgataATCAGTATGACCTCGGCGATGTGGAAGTGCGAGTTCACAAAGAGCATAACGAATGCAAAGTGAAGTAGgttgttgaggatgaagtGGCTTCCGACaccagcagctgcggcaACGACGTCGGCactgctggagaagagcgatGTGACGTATCCAAActggaggatgaagagaacaaTCCTGGTTTTCAGGTGTCAGAAAGCTTGAACGAGAAGTGacgaagccatggcgaatTTACCAGTAGATATCAGCGAGGATGTGGTTCATGGTAAAGGCGCTGGGATACAGATAGTTCTGGTCCCATATGCGCCGGCGGATATGGAAGCCATCGTGAGGCTCGTCAACGGCATAGTAGACGGTGACGACGACGGACAAAAGCCACGATAGCAAGGTCAAAATCTTGTATGCGACGATGGAGCCATTGCTGTGCGTCTCCCTCTTACTGAAGGGGTTCCCTGTGATGGGGATATTAGCAAGTTGTGAAGAATGGGAATTGTTGGGATCATGGTCTCTTACAGGACTGCCACCCAGCCATGATGTCTGCCTTAATGTGTCAACTCGGCGATGCGACGAATTCGTATGACCACGCGGTCAGGGTACCGTACCTCGAGTACGAAGAAGGAAGCAAGACAAGATATCGCAGAAATGCCAACCACGCCAATGGTATGGAGAATGAGAAAGGCCGATTTATGCTTTTAAAGAAACCAATCGTCCCAGACAGTGGAAATTATGAGCTGCACAAGacgaaaagagacaagagggCAAGCTCCCCAAATCGAGGCTATAAGTGGTTTAAATACCCTTCAGCCATAAGCAAACGAGTGACTGCGTGTGTGTATACAAAGACACAAGAACAATCCTCATTACCCAATCGCCTCACCTTCATTCGTCCATCCCACCCATTCACTCCAAAGCTTGCACCCTGAACTCGTCACCCATTTGCGGGGAAGCATGCAAACTCATCCCGCCACCAagcaccaaaaaaaaagagagacaagccCGCACACGGTGAATCGTCCCTTGTCCCTTGTCATACAAGCGCCAACAAGGCCGACGCCGATTCTCTGCGATCCGGCCCATGACGCGCAGCTCCCGTCACCATTTGCTTGCCTGTGTTTCCCCAGCAAATGAAAAAGTACACGCCGTCGACATCCATGGCAAGGATGCAAGGGAGGGATGGGGGCGTGTAAGCTTCACGCCCCTCTGAGCCTCCCTTGCCAGCCATTGCTTCCTTTATACTGTACTACTAGGGCACGTAGCTTCATACGAATACAAGAAAAAAGGTTTATGCACTTTGCTTCCCCCCTTGTCACGATGCTCACAGCTAGGCTGCCTTTAGCTCCTCTTGAAGCGGGAGACGATGCTCATCGTGGGCAACGTTCTTTGCCTAATAGGTTGATCGTGTCTGTCTTATTACACGTACTGTGGGGGAATGGGAGCAGGTGACCCCATCGGGCCACGGCCGTGGTGAGCTGAAAGAAGGAAGCTGTCGCTGTTACATTCATCTGCAGTACGAAGTCTGGGTTCACGATACTGTAAGAAtagagtgatgatgatgctgagtgGTGATGCATTGCCAAGCCAACGTTTTGCGTTCTCTTAGATCATACGATACCTTATGTCCACGATTATTTCGGCGGTGGTTCATGTACCTTTTAGCATTTGTTCACATgcttgatggcatctcgGCACCACAGCCAGCGTAATCGAATCCTCCAAATCACACCACCCGCAAAGTGCCTACACCTATTACCCCAGATGGCGGATAATTCATTAATAGAACCACCGCTAGTCTAGCCAATTATTGCAAGCATCGCGATCCCAATCGCCGACTTCAACCCAACGAATACGACGAGCCTACCCTAAATAGACACGTTTGGAGGCGCCGGCTCATGCATGTCTCTCCTCGGCCACCAACTAACCAGAGGTTGATTACTGTCCCCAGCTATGATTCTTGGCATATTTTTGTCATGTATAAAAGAGCTGATGTGTGAAGCGTTCACATTTATACGAGGCGGGCATATGCACAAATTCCATGTCTCCCAATTATGAGTCTTAACTTCGAATCCTTCAGAGTATATATCCTAAAAGACAGCCTTTATTCCGCGCAAAAGACTGCACgggaactttttttttatcacaTATCCAGTGCTGTTATTGGAACTGCGCATAGCCTACCTTtcctttttaatatattcaTTTCACCCTTGTCCGCCAATGTCAAGATTGGATACTTGGCCAGACTTTTCACCTAACCTAAACAGGCTATTTACACATTGCCGGTTGGGGAAATGTGAACCGCAGAGCGTGTGTAACTGGCCGTTCTCTGTTTTCACAGCATCTTTAACCTCCCCGGACGCCCTAAGGGCGTGGAAGATGAGAGCCTCTGGAGAAGTGAGACAACCTGACCAGGGCGATTTCTTCCGCCTTCTTCACAGATTTTTAACCTCTCCCAACGCTctgagagaagaaaaggcatgCCGGAAAGTATTATTGGTTACTGCACATTGCGCTCATATCAATCTGATAGCAAAGCCTC
This genomic stretch from Trichoderma breve strain T069 chromosome 1, whole genome shotgun sequence harbors:
- a CDS encoding 4'-phosphopantetheinyl transferase superfamily domain-containing protein; this translates as MKPLRPFPFPLNIGTDICRISRIYGILRSPRGMRFVNRIFSPEEQARKDPRLRCLENRPLDKPLLSEGSTHFQSSVGTTPSSEELAHRDPERWAAATFVAGRFAAKEAAIKAHSHRRLTFHDVVIERRGRNEERLGSGPPVARIKGDEGEDEDASAMISISHDGDYATAVCMAYDPSVVSVGGEQDEGIVR